The genomic stretch GGTCCCGGGCGATGATGACCCAGACCATCCAGGCGTCGACGAGCTTGAGCCATACGAAGGCAAAGAGCGCCGCTCCGGCGAGGATCTTGTCGGCGAGAGGGTCGAGAAATTTTCCCCAGCGTGTGACGTAGCCATACCGCCGTGCGACCCACCCGTCATACCAATCGGTGAGCGCGGCGATGATGTACGTTGCGAGGGCGAGTTCTTTGAGGAACGGCGAGTCGGAAAAAAGGAGGACAACGAAGAGGGGAGTGAGGACGATCCGGAGAATCGTGAGCGAATTCGGGATGGACATCAGCTCTTGATCGCGGGCAGAGCTACGCGGCTTTCTTCACCTTGCCTTGCTTGATACAGGTCGCGCACACGCGCATACGGTGGGTCCGGCCGTCGATCTGGGCGCGAACGCTGTGCAGATTTGGCAGCCAGCGGCGCCTCGTTTTGTTGTGGGCGTGGCTGACGTTGTTCCCGCTGATGGGTCTCTTTCCGCAGA from Bacteroidota bacterium encodes the following:
- the rpmB gene encoding 50S ribosomal protein L28 codes for the protein MAKVCEICGKRPISGNNVSHAHNKTRRRWLPNLHSVRAQIDGRTHRMRVCATCIKQGKVKKAA